A stretch of Desulfarculaceae bacterium DNA encodes these proteins:
- a CDS encoding heparinase II/III family protein, protein MLKRAVIIGAILLLAAVPCLAQQTAAPAPASAAPAGAAAAAKPAQVAGLTVSTAHPRLLLTPNDLPRLREMAQARALRWRRLLSWALEPARSGAAPADGPGLALASLILSSSDQELSRKLGKLAVACVLKGALFGTVQTYSKGTLLGQTANREPLALLGQGYKVLRPSFTAKQFLPVSRYTASEVTVRSEGEGGLGKANTGDTYLLLQDDILPAVRLGRQMALTLDWAWEHFDQAQRRGVCRWLLSQAEYFVGRGQGCFDTESAAVLNLSAMAALVAHGTEPSADKLLVQAWEQRYLSQIRPCLANLGAGGGWYEGDTPGARAGLELVLFALAVRSATGERGPGLLPWFEDRLSYLLFRLLPGLAEAPAGKYRQVAPGGDEVLAPLQAAEMTRMQMMALLALRPGDPAAGAVRALLLDGQTPTMLAHNRVFWDFLWLDPTAPTEALATVALSNLAPATGQAVLRSDWSDRSTWLGFNCGPHFALRQHLAAGSLILFRRGMLLSQEGGYDGPTSAHALNYGIRSVAHNTLLVYDPQEYSWYDMRAGKQPKGTYSNDGGQRAWSLFNNKGRPTTSAPWTASGYQTGAAPWDKLGDIYQVAQIEALEDEPRYAYVRGRATEAYDGSTHKLKRFLRHVFLLRANGPDDAEAVEVVVVADDVELARKGLSVHFALHFADRPKAASPLKQLAPGRWRGPATPFTVMAGESRLEVVPVWPAGARLDITGGAGTAGSWVGNRNYPPRPPTVNPAPWRAEYVVADAAVMSQPMLHALLPADQKSLEVPMIKAVKTGDSRTIGLEIKDPTWPRVVVVRLGEPGAEPPVSYRYPTGLSRHLVAGLRPETSYTVKVDSLQVTISPGEGLKSSKAGLLAFRVAPALTRGEDQKSAAQEPPRVTPALR, encoded by the coding sequence GTGTTAAAACGGGCCGTCATCATAGGCGCTATTCTGCTGCTGGCCGCCGTCCCCTGCCTGGCCCAGCAAACAGCCGCGCCCGCACCCGCGTCCGCCGCGCCGGCGGGCGCTGCCGCCGCGGCCAAACCGGCCCAGGTCGCGGGCCTCACCGTGAGCACGGCCCATCCCCGCCTGTTGCTCACCCCCAACGACCTTCCCCGTTTGCGCGAAATGGCCCAGGCCCGGGCCCTGCGCTGGCGCCGCTTGCTCTCCTGGGCCCTGGAGCCCGCCCGGAGCGGCGCCGCCCCGGCCGACGGGCCCGGCCTGGCCCTGGCCTCGCTGATCCTCTCCTCCAGCGATCAGGAGCTGTCCCGAAAGCTGGGCAAGCTGGCCGTGGCCTGCGTCCTCAAGGGCGCCCTGTTCGGCACGGTGCAGACCTACTCCAAAGGCACCTTGCTCGGCCAAACCGCCAACCGCGAGCCGTTGGCCCTGTTGGGCCAGGGCTACAAGGTTCTGCGGCCCAGCTTCACGGCCAAACAGTTCCTGCCCGTGTCGCGCTACACCGCCTCCGAGGTGACGGTGCGCTCCGAGGGCGAAGGCGGCCTGGGCAAGGCCAACACCGGCGACACCTACCTGCTCCTGCAAGACGACATTCTGCCCGCCGTCCGCCTGGGCCGCCAGATGGCCCTCACCCTGGACTGGGCCTGGGAGCACTTCGACCAGGCGCAGCGCCGGGGCGTGTGCCGCTGGCTCTTGTCCCAGGCCGAATATTTCGTCGGCCGGGGCCAGGGCTGCTTTGACACCGAATCGGCCGCGGTGCTCAACCTGAGCGCCATGGCCGCCCTGGTGGCCCACGGCACCGAACCCTCGGCGGACAAGCTCTTGGTCCAGGCCTGGGAGCAGCGTTATCTGAGCCAGATCCGCCCCTGCCTGGCCAACCTGGGCGCGGGCGGCGGCTGGTACGAGGGCGACACCCCCGGCGCCCGGGCCGGCCTGGAACTGGTGCTGTTCGCCCTGGCGGTGCGCAGCGCCACCGGCGAGCGCGGCCCCGGCCTGTTGCCCTGGTTCGAGGACCGGCTTTCCTATCTGCTTTTCCGCCTGTTGCCCGGCCTGGCCGAGGCCCCCGCCGGCAAATACCGCCAGGTGGCCCCGGGCGGCGACGAGGTGCTGGCCCCCCTGCAAGCGGCCGAGATGACCCGCATGCAGATGATGGCCCTGTTGGCCCTCCGGCCCGGCGACCCCGCGGCCGGGGCGGTGCGCGCCCTGCTCCTGGACGGCCAGACCCCCACTATGCTGGCTCACAACCGGGTCTTCTGGGACTTCCTGTGGCTGGACCCCACCGCGCCCACCGAGGCCCTGGCCACGGTGGCCCTGAGCAACCTGGCCCCGGCCACGGGCCAGGCGGTGCTGCGCTCGGACTGGTCGGATCGCTCCACCTGGCTGGGCTTCAACTGCGGGCCCCACTTCGCCCTGCGCCAGCACCTGGCCGCAGGCAGCCTGATTTTGTTCCGCCGGGGCATGCTTTTGAGCCAGGAAGGGGGCTACGACGGCCCCACCTCGGCCCACGCCCTGAACTACGGCATCCGCTCGGTGGCCCACAACACCCTGTTGGTCTACGACCCCCAGGAGTATTCCTGGTACGACATGCGGGCGGGCAAGCAGCCCAAGGGCACCTACAGCAACGACGGCGGGCAGCGGGCCTGGTCCCTGTTCAACAACAAGGGACGCCCCACCACAAGCGCCCCCTGGACCGCCAGCGGCTACCAGACCGGCGCGGCCCCCTGGGACAAGCTGGGCGACATCTATCAGGTGGCCCAGATCGAGGCCCTGGAGGACGAACCCCGCTACGCCTATGTGCGCGGCCGGGCCACCGAGGCCTACGACGGCTCCACCCACAAGCTCAAGCGCTTCCTGCGTCACGTGTTCCTCCTCCGGGCCAACGGCCCGGACGACGCCGAGGCGGTGGAGGTGGTGGTGGTGGCCGATGACGTGGAGCTGGCCCGCAAAGGCTTGAGCGTGCACTTCGCCCTGCACTTCGCCGACCGGCCCAAGGCGGCCAGCCCCCTGAAGCAGCTGGCCCCCGGCCGCTGGCGCGGCCCGGCCACGCCCTTTACGGTTATGGCCGGCGAGAGCCGCCTGGAGGTGGTGCCGGTGTGGCCCGCCGGGGCCCGCCTGGACATCACCGGCGGGGCGGGCACCGCCGGCTCCTGGGTGGGCAACCGCAACTACCCGCCCCGGCCGCCCACGGTGAACCCGGCCCCCTGGCGGGCGGAGTACGTGGTGGCCGACGCGGCGGTGATGAGCCAGCCCATGCTGCACGCCCTGCTGCCGGCCGACCAGAAGAGCCTGGAAGTGCCGATGATCAAGGCGGTGAAGACCGGCGACAGCCGCACCATAGGCCTGGAGATCAAAGACCCCACCTGGCCCCGGGTGGTGGTGGTGCGCCTGGGCGAACCGGGGGCCGAGCCGCCGGTGAGCTATCGCTATCCCACGGGCCTCAGCCGCCATCTGGTGGCCGGGCTCAGGCCCGAGACCAGCTACACCGTGAAGGTGGATTCGCTGCAAGTCACCATTTCACCCGGCGAGGGTCTCAAAAGCTCCAAGGCAGGGCTGTTGGCCTTCCGGGTGGCCCCTGCCCTTACCCGAGGCGAAGACCAGAAATCGGCGGCCCAGGAGCCGCCCCGAGTGACCCCGGCCCTGCGCTGA
- a CDS encoding tetratricopeptide repeat protein encodes MKPMANALGRLGLVALVALALCLGGASAWAQTKEEFLKKGQQYYDQGKFREAALEFRNAVQKDPQYADAHYKLALTYLKLGDLGQAYRMLFNVVTLDPENLDAQVRLGQIALLAGRVNEAMERAEIALKEKPEDVDALVLKGQAFSQLQETAKAVVTLEAALKLAPQRPDIRVLLGQLHVEEGRPDLAEKEFREAIKLAPNLLTPRLLLVRLFLNQKQDQKALEALRATVKAHPQEARLQLMLVELLMRMQQPGEAEQALQKLVATNPGEERPRLALARLYAVNGQFDKAQQTYLATVRQFPNSMWPSLMTARFFASRGEIRKALAYLNQAAKVAPDSPVPLNALAELDLERGLLDEAEKRVKTILTKFPGNAAAEILQGRLLAARGDLDKAVATLTAVIRQRPNDPEALFRRAQAFAAQRKPQLARADLIKAVQADSADTRARFLLAAIYARSGELLQAINEMNQILALEPKNLAALEMRGRLYLAQGTYNKAREDFTALIKRAPDSAAGYYRMGMLAQAQKQPAEAKKYYEEALKRNPGNIDALMRIAFIYMSEQKQAQAVKRVEAQMDKVERKDLIYNLLGDLYMIQAQPAKAVPQFKKALELNPRLITALMGLAATARSTGNLKESESYLQKALKLNPNNPTALVALGDVRELMGNIDLAIEDYRKALSLNRDFVPALNNLAYLLGQKGGDKNLNEALPLIQRAKRLAPGDPRVLDTLGWVLSQRGAHTSALAELNDARKLNPNNATVYYHLGATYMAMNKLEEAKTNLQKAISLGNFREKDAAVRLLKTLQGKG; translated from the coding sequence ATGAAACCCATGGCAAACGCATTGGGCAGGCTGGGGCTGGTTGCGCTGGTCGCGCTGGCCCTTTGTTTGGGGGGCGCTTCGGCTTGGGCCCAGACCAAGGAAGAGTTCCTCAAAAAGGGGCAGCAGTATTACGACCAGGGCAAGTTCCGCGAGGCGGCCTTGGAGTTCCGCAACGCGGTGCAAAAAGACCCGCAGTATGCCGATGCCCATTACAAGCTGGCCCTTACCTATCTCAAGCTGGGAGACCTGGGCCAGGCCTACCGCATGTTGTTCAACGTGGTGACCCTGGACCCGGAGAACCTGGACGCACAGGTGCGCCTGGGGCAGATCGCTCTGCTGGCCGGACGGGTCAACGAGGCCATGGAGCGCGCCGAGATAGCGCTCAAGGAAAAGCCCGAGGACGTTGATGCCCTGGTGCTCAAGGGGCAGGCCTTCAGCCAGCTCCAGGAGACCGCCAAGGCGGTGGTCACCCTGGAGGCCGCCCTCAAGCTGGCGCCCCAGCGCCCCGACATTCGGGTGCTCCTGGGCCAGCTGCACGTGGAGGAAGGCCGTCCGGACTTGGCCGAGAAGGAGTTCCGCGAGGCCATCAAGCTGGCTCCCAATTTGCTCACCCCGCGCCTTTTGCTGGTGCGCCTGTTCCTGAACCAGAAGCAGGACCAAAAGGCCCTGGAAGCCCTCAGGGCGACGGTCAAGGCCCATCCCCAGGAGGCCCGCCTCCAGCTCATGCTGGTGGAGCTGTTGATGCGCATGCAGCAGCCCGGCGAGGCTGAGCAGGCCCTGCAAAAGCTGGTGGCCACCAACCCCGGCGAGGAGCGTCCCCGCCTGGCCCTGGCCCGGCTTTATGCAGTCAACGGCCAGTTCGACAAGGCCCAACAGACCTACCTGGCCACGGTGCGCCAGTTCCCCAACTCCATGTGGCCCTCCCTGATGACCGCCCGCTTCTTCGCCTCGCGCGGAGAGATCAGAAAGGCCCTGGCCTATCTGAACCAGGCGGCCAAGGTGGCCCCGGACTCGCCGGTGCCCTTGAACGCCCTGGCCGAGCTGGACCTGGAGCGCGGCCTGTTGGACGAGGCCGAAAAGCGCGTCAAGACCATCCTGACCAAGTTCCCGGGCAACGCGGCGGCCGAGATTCTGCAAGGCCGGTTGCTGGCCGCCCGGGGAGACCTGGACAAGGCGGTGGCCACCCTCACCGCGGTCATCCGCCAGCGGCCCAACGACCCCGAGGCCCTGTTCCGCCGGGCCCAGGCCTTTGCCGCCCAGCGCAAGCCCCAGCTGGCCCGCGCCGACCTGATCAAGGCGGTGCAGGCCGACTCGGCCGACACCCGGGCCCGCTTCCTCCTGGCCGCCATCTACGCCCGCTCCGGCGAGCTCTTGCAGGCCATCAACGAGATGAACCAGATCCTGGCCCTGGAGCCCAAGAACCTGGCCGCCCTGGAGATGCGCGGCCGCCTCTATCTGGCTCAGGGAACCTACAACAAGGCCCGCGAGGACTTCACGGCCCTGATCAAGCGGGCGCCGGACTCGGCGGCGGGCTACTACCGCATGGGCATGTTGGCCCAGGCCCAGAAACAGCCCGCCGAGGCCAAGAAGTATTATGAAGAGGCGCTCAAGCGCAATCCCGGCAACATCGACGCCCTGATGCGCATCGCCTTCATCTACATGTCCGAGCAGAAGCAGGCCCAGGCCGTCAAGCGGGTCGAAGCCCAGATGGACAAGGTGGAGCGCAAGGACCTGATCTACAACCTGCTGGGCGACCTGTACATGATCCAGGCCCAGCCGGCCAAGGCGGTGCCCCAGTTCAAGAAGGCCCTGGAGCTCAATCCCCGCCTGATCACCGCCCTGATGGGCCTGGCGGCCACGGCGCGCAGCACGGGCAACCTCAAGGAGTCCGAGAGCTACCTGCAAAAGGCGCTCAAGCTCAACCCCAACAACCCCACCGCCCTGGTGGCCCTGGGCGACGTTCGCGAGCTGATGGGCAACATCGACCTGGCCATCGAGGACTACCGCAAGGCGCTTAGCCTCAACCGGGACTTCGTGCCCGCCCTGAACAACCTGGCCTATCTGCTGGGCCAAAAGGGCGGCGACAAGAACCTCAACGAGGCCCTGCCCCTGATCCAGCGGGCCAAGCGCCTGGCTCCCGGCGACCCCCGGGTGCTCGACACCCTGGGCTGGGTGCTCAGCCAGCGCGGGGCGCACACCAGCGCCCTGGCCGAGCTGAACGACGCGCGCAAGCTCAACCCCAACAACGCCACGGTGTACTACCACCTGGGGGCCACTTACATGGCCATGAACAAGCTGGAGGAAGCCAAGACCAACTTGCAGAAGGCCATCTCCCTGGGCAACTTCCGCGAGAAAGACGCGGCGGTCCGCCTGCTCAAGACCCTGCAAGGCAAGGGCTAG
- a CDS encoding class I SAM-dependent methyltransferase yields the protein MDLSKYSPKEQERITDLMGLLPSGRESLLEIGARDGYFTGLLRERFDRITALDLEEPEIDLPGVTTVQGDATKLQFPDESFDVVLCTEVLEHIPGVERAAAELERVARCELVLGVPYEQDLRFGRLVCLTCGKVNPPYGHLNRFDEHRIAELFPACRVARSGLVGRASERTNWLSDRLMALAGYPYGSYDQQEPCVHCGARLKRPAPPTGWRRLAGKLGARLLSLEQRLSSPRPIWMHLLLVKRDCSS from the coding sequence ATGGATCTGAGCAAGTACAGCCCCAAGGAACAGGAGCGCATCACCGACCTGATGGGCCTTTTGCCCTCGGGCCGTGAAAGCCTGTTGGAGATCGGGGCCCGCGACGGCTACTTCACCGGTCTCCTGCGGGAGCGCTTCGATCGCATCACCGCCCTGGACCTGGAGGAGCCGGAGATCGACTTGCCGGGCGTGACCACGGTGCAAGGCGACGCCACCAAGCTGCAATTCCCGGACGAGAGCTTCGACGTCGTGCTGTGCACCGAGGTGCTGGAGCATATCCCCGGAGTGGAGCGGGCCGCCGCCGAGCTGGAGCGGGTGGCCCGCTGCGAGCTGGTGCTGGGCGTGCCCTATGAGCAGGACCTGCGCTTCGGCCGCCTGGTGTGCCTCACCTGCGGCAAAGTCAACCCGCCCTACGGCCACCTCAACCGCTTTGATGAGCATCGCATCGCCGAGCTGTTTCCCGCCTGCCGGGTGGCCCGGAGCGGCCTGGTGGGCCGGGCCTCGGAGCGCACCAACTGGCTCAGCGACCGGCTGATGGCCCTGGCCGGTTATCCCTACGGCTCCTACGACCAGCAGGAGCCCTGCGTGCACTGCGGCGCGCGCCTCAAGCGTCCGGCCCCGCCCACGGGCTGGCGCCGCCTGGCCGGCAAGTTGGGGGCCCGCTTGCTGAGCCTTGAGCAGCGCCTGAGCTCTCCCCGGCCTATCTGGATGCACCTGCTGCTGGTCAAGCGCGACTGCTCTTCCTAG
- a CDS encoding methyltransferase domain-containing protein, whose product MRWLAKAAVQKILSATPKGERINYLLARHVYHGLPHSPEKMVRRFKMAVEYVHAARTLGPLPEGPANTYEFGAGQDLAVPLALYALGVDSQILADLKPIADWYLINHAVERLRERWPRLEALAGRPLRPLPSEPLASAAQLKTRLGIDYRAPMDARSTGLPGGGFDLVSSSHVLEHIPEDMLLPIMAECRRLVSPGGVVCHLWNMQDHYAGFDPSLSVYNFLSLGDGAWGLINSGLHYQNRLRLPDYLAIFREAGLRVVHQEVQWPSPADLELLSRLPLAPRFRGRYTPRELGARMAVMVLKPV is encoded by the coding sequence GTGAGGTGGCTGGCCAAGGCCGCCGTGCAAAAAATTCTCTCCGCCACCCCCAAGGGGGAGCGGATCAACTATCTCCTGGCCCGCCACGTTTATCACGGCCTGCCCCATTCGCCGGAAAAGATGGTGCGCCGCTTCAAGATGGCGGTGGAGTACGTCCACGCGGCGCGCACCCTGGGGCCGCTGCCCGAGGGGCCGGCCAACACCTATGAGTTCGGCGCGGGCCAGGACCTGGCCGTGCCCCTGGCGCTATACGCTCTGGGGGTGGATAGCCAGATTCTGGCCGACCTCAAGCCTATCGCCGACTGGTATCTCATCAACCACGCGGTGGAGCGCCTGCGCGAGCGCTGGCCCCGCTTGGAGGCCCTGGCCGGGCGGCCCCTCAGGCCCTTGCCAAGCGAACCGCTGGCCAGCGCGGCCCAGCTAAAGACCCGCCTGGGCATCGACTACCGCGCGCCCATGGACGCCCGCTCAACCGGCCTGCCTGGCGGCGGCTTCGATCTGGTTAGCTCCAGCCACGTGTTGGAGCACATCCCCGAAGACATGCTTCTGCCCATCATGGCCGAGTGCCGCCGCCTGGTGAGCCCGGGCGGGGTGGTCTGTCATCTGTGGAACATGCAGGACCATTACGCCGGATTCGACCCCAGCCTGAGCGTGTACAACTTCCTGAGCTTGGGCGATGGGGCCTGGGGCCTGATCAACAGCGGCCTGCACTATCAGAACCGCCTGCGCCTGCCGGACTATCTAGCCATCTTCCGCGAGGCCGGGCTCCGGGTGGTGCACCAGGAGGTGCAGTGGCCCAGCCCGGCGGACCTGGAGCTGCTCTCACGCCTGCCCCTGGCCCCCCGCTTCCGGGGGCGCTACACCCCGCGCGAGCTGGGCGCCCGCATGGCGGTGATGGTGCTCAAGCCGGTCTGA